From the Senegalimassilia faecalis genome, one window contains:
- a CDS encoding MFS transporter: MANPSTRKPLFEGVKNTLASMGGAKPACAGAAAGAPAGSGCRADEGAQASGVRRSMMAMAPCGKPAAAVAGASAGAVAAPAPGVKRDSTLEVMVASMVGTAIEFYDNYCYSIAAASYFGLIFFTDVAKSDPVLATLLAFVTFAVSFLARPFGSLLFGHFGDRLGRKKTLVAALMLMGAATFCVGLLPGYDVLGPAAVVLLCVCRACQGLGLAGEWSGAALVATENAPTNKRALFGSFPNLGAPIGFFCAYGVNLLLDTMLPADAMVAWGWRIPFLLSCLLVIVGLVVRLRMSETPVYKKAAAEQRTTKTPLRDLCHHWRRVVLGTCTMSITYTLFYVLGTWSLSYGTSTLGFTQQQYLGMQMVSVVFFAGFILVGCLTADKRGRKPVLLVGNACTLVFSFVAPLLLGGHNVAAIMVFLCVGFACMGTIFGPCGSYLPELFPAKVRYSGAGLSYNLAAITGGAFAPTIASALVMTFGIQALGWYMGGMAAVALVALLFFRESKDVDFEQ; the protein is encoded by the coding sequence CAAAACCCGCCTGCGCCGGCGCTGCTGCCGGCGCACCGGCAGGCAGCGGTTGCCGCGCCGATGAAGGCGCGCAAGCATCCGGCGTGCGCCGGAGCATGATGGCCATGGCCCCGTGCGGCAAGCCCGCCGCAGCGGTGGCGGGCGCGTCCGCCGGCGCGGTTGCCGCGCCAGCGCCCGGCGTGAAGCGCGACTCCACGCTTGAGGTCATGGTGGCGTCCATGGTCGGCACGGCCATCGAGTTCTACGACAACTACTGCTACTCCATCGCCGCCGCCAGCTACTTCGGGCTCATTTTCTTCACCGACGTGGCGAAGTCCGACCCGGTGTTGGCCACGCTGCTGGCGTTCGTCACGTTCGCCGTCAGCTTCTTGGCGCGCCCGTTCGGCAGCCTGTTGTTCGGGCACTTCGGCGATCGCCTGGGTCGCAAGAAAACCCTAGTCGCAGCCCTGATGCTCATGGGCGCCGCAACGTTTTGCGTCGGCCTTCTGCCCGGTTACGATGTGCTCGGCCCGGCCGCGGTCGTGCTGCTGTGCGTCTGCCGCGCCTGCCAGGGCCTTGGCCTTGCAGGTGAGTGGTCCGGCGCCGCGCTGGTGGCCACCGAGAACGCGCCGACCAACAAGCGCGCGCTGTTCGGTAGCTTCCCGAACCTGGGCGCCCCGATCGGCTTCTTCTGCGCGTACGGCGTGAACCTGCTGCTTGACACGATGCTGCCCGCCGACGCCATGGTTGCTTGGGGCTGGCGCATCCCGTTCCTGCTTTCCTGCCTGCTGGTGATCGTCGGCCTGGTCGTGCGCCTGCGCATGAGCGAGACGCCGGTCTACAAGAAGGCCGCCGCCGAGCAGCGCACCACGAAGACCCCGCTGCGCGATCTGTGCCATCATTGGCGCCGCGTGGTGCTTGGCACCTGCACGATGTCCATCACGTACACGCTGTTCTACGTGCTTGGCACCTGGTCGCTTTCGTATGGCACCTCGACACTCGGCTTCACACAGCAGCAGTACCTGGGCATGCAGATGGTGTCGGTCGTGTTCTTCGCCGGGTTCATCTTGGTTGGTTGCCTGACCGCCGACAAGCGCGGCCGCAAGCCGGTGCTTTTGGTGGGCAATGCGTGCACGCTCGTGTTCTCGTTCGTGGCTCCGCTGCTTCTGGGCGGGCATAACGTTGCCGCCATCATGGTGTTCCTGTGCGTCGGGTTCGCCTGCATGGGCACGATCTTCGGCCCCTGCGGCAGCTACCTGCCCGAGCTGTTCCCCGCAAAGGTGCGCTACTCCGGAGCTGGCCTGAGCTACAACCTGGCGGCCATCACCGGCGGCGCGTTCGCCCCGACCATCGCATCGGCCCTGGTCATGACGTTCGGCATCCAGGCGCTTGGCTGGTACATGGGCGGCATGGCCGCAGTTGCCCTGGTAGCGCTGCTGTTCTTCCGCGAAAGCAAGGACGTCGATTTCGAGCAATAG
- a CDS encoding TetR family transcriptional regulator: MADYIRARSDEQKAERLAQVKAALVHQFATRPYHEITLTTLADELGWSRTNLYKYVSTKEEIFLAVVGDKRDAFMGAIMAALPAGCGFDNATIATVWAGIAAAHYDYFRYADLLFSVIETNVGADKLREFKRGYYQILEPFSQQLAGVLHIAPERVEAFTNTIHFHGVGLAGSCLNNPVVKQVMAELGVTPAPIDFQAEMHDFVAMTLAWYQEHPTK, from the coding sequence ATGGCAGATTATATTCGAGCACGGAGCGATGAGCAGAAGGCAGAGCGGTTAGCGCAGGTCAAAGCCGCGCTGGTGCACCAGTTCGCCACGCGGCCCTACCACGAGATCACGCTGACCACCTTGGCCGACGAGCTGGGCTGGTCGCGCACGAACCTGTACAAGTACGTTTCCACGAAGGAAGAGATTTTCCTGGCCGTGGTGGGCGACAAACGCGATGCGTTCATGGGCGCCATCATGGCCGCGCTGCCGGCTGGATGCGGATTCGACAACGCCACCATCGCCACGGTGTGGGCCGGCATCGCCGCGGCTCACTACGACTATTTCCGCTACGCTGACCTGCTGTTTTCCGTCATCGAGACCAACGTGGGCGCCGACAAGCTGCGCGAGTTCAAGCGCGGGTACTACCAGATTCTGGAGCCGTTTTCCCAGCAGCTGGCCGGTGTGCTGCACATTGCGCCCGAGCGCGTGGAGGCCTTCACGAACACCATCCACTTCCACGGCGTGGGGCTGGCCGGGTCGTGCCTGAACAACCCCGTGGTCAAGCAAGTGATGGCCGAGCTAGGCGTCACGCCCGCCCCCATCGACTTCCAAGCCGAAATGCACGACTTCGTCGCCATGACGCTGGCCTGGTACCAGGAACATCCGACGAAATAG
- a CDS encoding iron-containing alcohol dehydrogenase, giving the protein MLGDFTYCNPTRLHFGKNAMSALTEELAKYGQTVQLIYGGGSIKRNGIYDQVIAALEAAGKTVVEDAGVMPNPTADKLREGVKIARERNVDFLLAVGGGSCADYAKAVSVSMNCDDDPWEKYFARFEEPTCEIIPVGVVLTMAGTGSEMNGGSVITNHEQNLKIGHVFSTDVAPKFAIMNPEFTYSLPKYQMVAGIFDIMNHITEQYFSGTDDNTSDYIMEGLMRGLVKASRAAVANPEDYEARSNIMWTAAWALNTFVGCGKAQDWEVHMLGQAVSAVTDATHGMTLAAVALPYYRYIMDAGLPKFARFAQNVWGIDAAGKADEQLAAAGLDAMEAWMREIGCVMNLAELGCDESMLETLADATFVMEGGYRKLTREEIIAIFRESL; this is encoded by the coding sequence ATGCTCGGCGACTTCACCTATTGCAACCCCACGCGCTTGCACTTCGGCAAGAACGCCATGTCCGCCCTTACCGAGGAGTTGGCGAAGTACGGTCAAACCGTGCAGCTGATTTACGGCGGCGGTTCCATCAAGCGCAACGGCATTTACGACCAGGTCATCGCTGCACTTGAGGCTGCGGGCAAAACGGTGGTCGAGGACGCCGGCGTCATGCCGAACCCCACGGCCGACAAGCTGCGCGAGGGCGTGAAAATCGCGCGCGAGCGCAACGTTGACTTCCTGCTGGCCGTGGGCGGCGGCTCGTGCGCCGACTACGCGAAGGCCGTGTCCGTGTCCATGAACTGCGACGATGACCCCTGGGAGAAGTACTTCGCCCGCTTCGAGGAGCCCACGTGCGAGATCATCCCTGTCGGCGTGGTGCTGACCATGGCCGGCACCGGGTCGGAGATGAACGGCGGCTCGGTCATCACGAACCACGAGCAGAACCTGAAAATCGGCCACGTGTTCAGCACCGACGTTGCGCCGAAATTCGCCATCATGAACCCCGAGTTCACATACAGCCTGCCGAAATACCAGATGGTCGCGGGCATCTTCGACATCATGAACCACATTACCGAGCAGTACTTCTCGGGTACCGACGACAACACGTCCGACTACATCATGGAGGGCCTCATGCGCGGGCTGGTGAAGGCAAGCCGCGCGGCGGTGGCAAACCCCGAGGATTACGAAGCGCGCAGCAACATTATGTGGACGGCCGCGTGGGCGCTCAACACGTTTGTGGGCTGCGGCAAGGCGCAGGACTGGGAAGTGCACATGCTTGGCCAGGCCGTTTCCGCCGTCACCGACGCCACGCACGGCATGACGCTGGCCGCCGTCGCGCTGCCGTACTACCGCTACATCATGGACGCGGGCCTGCCGAAGTTCGCGCGATTCGCGCAGAACGTGTGGGGCATCGACGCCGCGGGCAAAGCCGACGAGCAGCTGGCCGCCGCGGGTCTCGACGCTATGGAAGCGTGGATGCGCGAAATCGGCTGCGTCATGAACCTCGCTGAGCTGGGCTGCGACGAGTCCATGCTGGAAACGCTGGCCGACGCCACGTTCGTCATGGAAGGCGGCTACCGCAAACTCACCCGCGAAGAAATCATCGCCATCTTCCGCGAAAGCCTGTAG
- a CDS encoding MBL fold metallo-hydrolase, with amino-acid sequence MLALHVLASGSSGNAAVVENVVTGAGVLIDCGICKRDFLSRCDQAGFNPARIEAAFVTHEHGDHVKGLGVVLRGLAKLGCQPPIYVARGCVANSDALAKVAEAFEVHELAAAAGAVATAGADVGAIEAAARASAIEAAGVRVIPFATSHDAAASFGFRIEDAADGDAIGYLTDSGVVTPAAHAALADVRILALESNHDPKMLAAGPYPYVVKQRIASDAGHLSNGQAAAELAALVSASRAAGQREPQTVVAMHISQNNNEYSLAKRTLEAALAEANCAADVLCGYQARLTSAR; translated from the coding sequence ATGCTTGCATTGCACGTACTGGCCAGCGGAAGCTCGGGAAACGCCGCCGTGGTGGAAAACGTTGTCACAGGCGCGGGCGTGCTCATTGACTGCGGCATCTGCAAACGCGACTTCCTTTCCCGCTGCGACCAGGCCGGATTCAACCCTGCGCGCATCGAGGCCGCTTTCGTGACGCACGAGCATGGCGACCACGTCAAGGGCCTTGGCGTGGTGCTGCGCGGCCTGGCGAAGCTGGGTTGCCAGCCGCCAATCTACGTGGCGCGCGGCTGCGTGGCGAACAGCGATGCGCTGGCGAAAGTGGCCGAAGCGTTCGAGGTGCACGAACTTGCGGCCGCGGCGGGCGCGGTGGCTACCGCAGGAGCGGACGTGGGTGCCATCGAGGCCGCGGCGCGCGCAAGCGCCATCGAGGCCGCGGGGGTGCGCGTGATCCCGTTCGCCACCAGCCACGATGCGGCCGCGTCGTTCGGCTTCCGCATCGAGGACGCCGCCGACGGCGACGCCATCGGCTACCTGACGGACTCGGGCGTGGTCACGCCCGCGGCGCACGCGGCGCTGGCCGATGTACGCATCCTGGCGCTTGAGAGCAACCACGACCCGAAGATGCTGGCCGCAGGCCCCTACCCCTACGTGGTCAAGCAGCGCATCGCGTCGGACGCCGGGCACCTGTCCAACGGCCAGGCGGCCGCCGAGCTTGCCGCGCTGGTGTCCGCAAGCCGCGCCGCAGGCCAGCGCGAGCCGCAGACGGTGGTTGCCATGCACATCTCGCAGAACAACAACGAGTATTCCCTGGCCAAACGCACGCTTGAAGCCGCACTCGCCGAAGCCAACTGCGCCGCCGACGTGCTATGCGGCTACCAAGCTCGCCTCACCAGCGCGCGATAA
- a CDS encoding sensor histidine kinase — protein sequence MSHDIRTPINGIRGMVDIADHFPDDPQKQAECRDKIRSASGFLLSLVNNVLDMSKLESGAIELEHKPFDLVELSRDTGAILMSQAAEHGVSVITGDKGGVKIERHLVRGRFGLRNG from the coding sequence ATGAGCCACGACATCCGCACGCCCATCAACGGCATCCGCGGCATGGTGGACATCGCCGACCACTTCCCCGACGACCCGCAAAAGCAGGCGGAATGCCGCGACAAGATTCGTTCGGCATCGGGCTTCTTGCTGTCACTGGTGAACAACGTGCTGGACATGAGCAAGCTGGAGTCGGGCGCCATCGAGCTTGAACACAAGCCGTTCGACCTGGTGGAGCTTTCGCGCGACACCGGCGCCATCCTCATGTCCCAGGCGGCCGAGCACGGCGTCAGCGTGATTACGGGCGATAAGGGCGGCGTGAAGATAGAGCGCCATCTTGTACGTGGGCGTTTCGGCTTGCGGAACGGATGA
- a CDS encoding GH25 family lysozyme has translation MSMRGFDISDWQKDIDINAVDYDFVICKATQGTSYVNGYCDINIQKAKQAGKPWGFYHFMWDCDPVEQADYFYANCKNYFGEGIPILDYEDGGRIGSDGAKRFLDRIYELTGVRCLFYTYRNIVQSPHDDEDWGAIARNHALWVAQYANDEQTGYQDSPWLPGGEFGAWKTIVMHQYTSHGRLDGYGGNLDLDIAYMDADAWARYAKPGTSNVQPAAPDAPSGSAADIATDVMRGKYGNGDERKAKLGGRFDEVQSLINRAATASADDLASDVLNGLFGNGDTRRAILGSRYDEVQTIVNGKANGVDIDALARAVIRGEYGDGETRKAKLGANYDAVQKRANELL, from the coding sequence ATGAGCATGCGAGGATTCGACATATCAGACTGGCAAAAAGATATAGACATCAACGCCGTTGATTACGATTTCGTAATCTGCAAGGCCACGCAGGGGACTAGCTACGTCAACGGTTACTGCGATATCAACATCCAAAAGGCCAAGCAAGCAGGCAAGCCATGGGGCTTCTATCACTTCATGTGGGATTGCGACCCAGTGGAGCAAGCCGATTATTTCTATGCTAACTGCAAAAACTATTTCGGCGAGGGAATCCCCATTCTGGACTACGAAGACGGCGGGCGCATCGGCTCCGACGGCGCTAAAAGGTTCCTCGACCGCATCTACGAGCTGACCGGCGTTCGATGCCTGTTCTACACATATAGAAACATCGTTCAAAGCCCGCACGATGACGAAGACTGGGGCGCTATCGCGCGAAACCACGCCCTTTGGGTCGCGCAGTACGCCAACGACGAGCAGACGGGCTATCAGGATTCGCCATGGCTTCCAGGCGGCGAGTTCGGCGCATGGAAAACAATCGTCATGCATCAGTACACGTCACACGGACGCTTGGACGGCTACGGCGGCAATCTCGACCTCGATATAGCCTACATGGATGCCGATGCTTGGGCGCGATACGCCAAGCCCGGCACGTCCAACGTGCAGCCTGCGGCACCCGACGCGCCAAGCGGCAGCGCCGCAGACATCGCGACAGATGTGATGCGCGGCAAGTACGGCAACGGTGACGAGCGCAAGGCAAAGCTTGGCGGACGATTCGACGAAGTGCAGAGCCTTATCAATCGCGCCGCGACAGCAAGCGCCGACGATCTGGCATCCGATGTGCTCAACGGCCTTTTCGGCAACGGAGATACGCGCCGTGCAATCCTTGGCTCTCGTTATGACGAGGTGCAGACCATCGTTAACGGCAAGGCCAACGGCGTTGACATCGACGCTCTAGCACGCGCAGTCATTCGCGGCGAGTACGGAGACGGTGAGACGCGCAAGGCAAAGCTTGGCGCAAACTACGATGCCGTGCAGAAACGAGCAAACGAGCTTCTTTAA
- a CDS encoding C39 family peptidase, which yields MKPRSAASLRLAVAALLGFAVGMCLWFGLTVSHINDDVNATAQTYKQGYSDGYIAAIPVYDTAKTSAKSGYMPLFLQKDPQWANVAYSDGTISTYGCGLTSAAMALSYLTNKEITPDLLAAFVGESCLTDRVNDMAKFSDYLAKTYHLQARETFWGTAEALKAVDDGWVVFAGVSGAFGERSYGSHVVMIWRSNGDGTYLLRDPDDVANSIKTWTKDELLSVGFMQFDAVRG from the coding sequence ATGAAGCCGCGAAGCGCGGCTAGTCTCAGGCTTGCCGTTGCCGCACTGCTTGGCTTCGCCGTCGGCATGTGCCTTTGGTTCGGCCTGACGGTTTCACACATAAACGATGACGTTAACGCAACCGCGCAGACGTATAAGCAGGGCTATAGCGACGGTTATATAGCCGCTATTCCCGTATACGACACCGCAAAAACCAGCGCTAAGAGCGGCTATATGCCGCTCTTTCTGCAGAAAGACCCTCAATGGGCAAACGTTGCCTACTCTGACGGGACTATAAGCACATACGGTTGCGGCCTTACGTCTGCGGCAATGGCCTTGAGCTACCTGACAAACAAAGAGATCACGCCCGACCTTCTGGCGGCATTCGTCGGCGAAAGCTGCCTTACCGACCGTGTTAACGACATGGCGAAGTTTTCGGACTATCTAGCCAAAACCTACCACCTGCAAGCACGTGAGACGTTTTGGGGCACCGCCGAAGCGCTTAAGGCCGTCGATGACGGCTGGGTTGTGTTCGCTGGCGTTTCAGGCGCTTTTGGCGAGCGCTCTTACGGCTCGCACGTCGTTATGATCTGGCGCTCAAACGGCGATGGCACGTACCTTTTGCGCGACCCCGATGACGTCGCTAACTCAATCAAAACATGGACAAAAGACGAGCTTCTAAGCGTCGGATTCATGCAATTCGACGCGGTGAGGGGATGA
- a CDS encoding phage holin family protein, with protein MEAIYTFTEPQIWAIVGAFLMMLFDMVTGIAQSLFNHNFKSSTMRQGLGHKATLSLIILLSICIEILGAHIAGLDFGGVTVYVVCIAIIGMEFASILENIKRAYPELADAPIMKIFEHADTDDITKAIADEAAKRG; from the coding sequence ATGGAAGCTATCTACACGTTCACTGAGCCGCAAATCTGGGCGATTGTCGGTGCGTTTCTCATGATGCTTTTCGACATGGTTACCGGCATCGCCCAGTCGCTTTTCAACCATAACTTCAAATCTTCGACAATGCGTCAGGGCTTGGGACATAAGGCCACGCTGTCGCTCATCATCCTGCTTTCTATCTGCATCGAGATTCTTGGCGCACACATCGCAGGGCTTGATTTCGGCGGCGTTACCGTCTACGTCGTTTGCATCGCCATCATCGGCATGGAGTTTGCTTCCATCCTTGAGAACATCAAGCGAGCTTACCCGGAGCTTGCCGATGCACCGATCATGAAGATTTTCGAGCACGCCGACACCGACGATATTACGAAGGCGATTGCCGATGAAGCCGCGAAGCGCGGCTAG
- a CDS encoding CD1375 family protein, which translates to MAKIYYKAVKAGKRTLDSVPERWRDEVKKLLDADTKED; encoded by the coding sequence ATGGCGAAGATCTACTACAAGGCCGTGAAGGCTGGCAAGAGAACGCTTGATAGCGTGCCGGAGCGCTGGCGCGACGAGGTTAAGAAGCTGCTTGATGCAGACACGAAGGAGGACTAA
- a CDS encoding reverse transcriptase domain-containing protein, with protein sequence MVRQRQQRHRQRQVEHRLAPTWVIISTTSYLFLFPPRLPAAAGGERASLAQRSEISLKTSGLVTETRPLARHPESYKVKKLKSYCKGLRVDEALVISAYESWLDSKAGKKNAWRVRQEHGSASALIQEIVREVETRSLTFRPIKRYRHREPTNGKLRIIGVESVKQQVCDYVAVAAMSRLLDAKVGFWQVSSVPGKGQLMAAHAVRRWSQEGGYYVHMDVRKCYPSIKADVVMMLLRRYVRSPDVLYIAESLLATYGGGLEIGSYFSLRMSQLVLSFGYHEVENMRKVRRNANVPLVTHQLWYADDIYLFGRDKRDLRSAARKLQRFLLKGFGLHVKPWKISRISNEEPVDVVGYTVRRNRTTLRGSLFLRACRALRRYRRSPTLKRARRATSYGGWFRHADCVDVWRDNGFSKVFRQARAHISAAERGNHERNDMLCNAD encoded by the coding sequence TTGGTACGTCAACGGCAACAACGGCACCGGCAACGCCAGGTGGAACATCGGCTCGCGCCTACCTGGGTGATTATCTCAACAACCAGCTATCTATTTTTATTTCCGCCGCGACTACCCGCCGCCGCTGGTGGCGAGCGGGCAAGCCTGGCTCAACGCAGTGAAATCAGTCTTAAGACCAGCGGGCTAGTAACGGAAACGCGACCGCTCGCACGACATCCAGAGAGTTATAAGGTCAAAAAATTGAAGAGCTATTGCAAAGGGCTTCGCGTGGACGAAGCCCTTGTCATTTCCGCCTACGAATCCTGGCTTGATTCCAAGGCGGGCAAAAAGAACGCCTGGCGCGTTCGACAGGAACACGGCAGCGCTTCGGCGCTGATTCAGGAGATCGTGCGCGAGGTCGAGACGCGCTCGCTCACGTTCCGCCCGATAAAGCGATACCGGCACCGCGAGCCGACCAACGGCAAGCTGCGCATCATCGGCGTTGAGAGCGTCAAGCAGCAGGTATGCGACTACGTGGCCGTCGCGGCCATGTCGCGCCTGCTCGATGCGAAGGTAGGGTTCTGGCAGGTTTCGAGCGTCCCCGGCAAAGGGCAGCTCATGGCCGCGCACGCCGTGCGCAGGTGGTCGCAGGAAGGCGGCTACTACGTGCACATGGACGTTCGCAAGTGCTACCCGTCCATAAAGGCAGACGTGGTGATGATGCTGCTTCGCCGCTACGTTCGAAGCCCCGACGTGCTCTATATCGCCGAATCGCTGCTCGCCACCTACGGCGGCGGACTGGAAATCGGGAGCTATTTCAGCCTGCGGATGTCGCAGCTGGTGTTGTCTTTCGGCTATCACGAGGTTGAGAACATGCGCAAGGTACGCCGAAACGCCAACGTTCCGCTGGTGACGCATCAGCTTTGGTACGCCGATGACATCTACCTTTTCGGGCGCGACAAGCGCGATTTGCGCAGCGCAGCCCGCAAGCTGCAACGCTTCCTACTCAAGGGCTTCGGCTTGCACGTCAAGCCCTGGAAGATAAGCCGCATCAGCAACGAAGAGCCGGTCGATGTTGTGGGCTACACGGTGCGCAGGAATCGCACCACGCTTCGCGGCTCGCTCTTCCTTCGCGCTTGCCGCGCTCTTCGCAGATACAGGCGCTCACCGACGCTAAAGCGGGCGCGTAGGGCTACGAGCTATGGCGGCTGGTTTAGACACGCAGATTGCGTCGATGTTTGGCGCGACAACGGTTTCAGCAAGGTATTCAGGCAAGCCCGCGCACACATAAGCGCGGCAGAAAGGGGCAACCATGAGCGTAACGACATGCTCTGCAACGCCGATTGA
- a CDS encoding BppU family phage baseplate upper protein: MNVQTIELDVNKRGCGNNCIRIAQGEGGGTTIKALIYDNGGELSLSGYSAFLVARLPDRIHYYRGSATVNGNTITYVCDESKLASVPGYTDEAYFEIVKGDFLAQTERFALDILRSAKEGQQPAQSWDNAIDDLIKRGETAVKSSEAAVTAANGAASKANTAAAKADTATGKANAAARDASTATGKANAAAGDASTAAEKADTAAGKANTSAENADTAAQGANDAKTEALKAAEEARGSISPDKRLYIAYDTVGDTDYISLVDTED, translated from the coding sequence ATGAACGTGCAGACAATCGAGCTAGACGTTAACAAGCGAGGATGCGGAAACAACTGCATCCGCATCGCCCAGGGCGAGGGCGGCGGCACTACCATCAAGGCGCTTATCTACGACAACGGCGGCGAGCTGTCTTTGTCTGGGTACAGCGCCTTTTTGGTTGCCCGTCTTCCCGACCGAATCCACTACTACAGGGGAAGCGCGACGGTAAACGGAAACACGATTACCTACGTTTGCGACGAATCGAAGCTTGCAAGCGTGCCGGGATACACCGACGAAGCGTATTTCGAAATCGTCAAAGGCGATTTCCTGGCGCAAACGGAGCGCTTCGCCCTGGATATCCTGCGCAGCGCCAAAGAGGGGCAACAGCCCGCTCAGTCGTGGGACAACGCGATTGATGACCTAATCAAGCGAGGTGAAACGGCGGTTAAGAGCAGCGAAGCAGCTGTTACGGCAGCAAACGGCGCTGCTTCAAAAGCGAACACGGCGGCAGCAAAAGCGGATACGGCAACCGGCAAAGCCAACGCCGCCGCACGCGATGCCAGCACTGCAACCGGCAAAGCCAACGCCGCCGCAGGCGATGCCAGCACGGCGGCTGAAAAGGCAGACACCGCCGCAGGCAAGGCCAATACGTCGGCTGAAAATGCAGACACCGCAGCGCAAGGTGCGAACGATGCGAAGACGGAAGCGCTCAAGGCCGCCGAGGAGGCGCGAGGGTCTATCAGCCCCGACAAGCGCCTTTACATCGCTTACGACACAGTAGGCGATACGGATTACATCTCTCTAGTCGATACGGAGGATTAG